In a single window of the Anguilla rostrata isolate EN2019 chromosome 4, ASM1855537v3, whole genome shotgun sequence genome:
- the gjd4 gene encoding gap junction delta-4 protein translates to MGRQSTAEVLFLALNHNITIVGKIWLVLMVLLRVLVLLLAGYPLYQDEQERFVCNTIQPGCANVCYDVFSPLSLFRFWLVQLTTLCLPYLVFVVHVVHKVSRGLAAEGRAPGRAKAAPPYKARQEPGGKAASPSGTERDGARSFTAAYVVHLLLRMVLEAGFGVAHYYLFGFHIPKQFLCQQAPCTTTVDCYISRPTEKTVMLNFMLAVSALSFLLNFADLVCAIEWSVQQRSGSKTVVEKPYEEEQYYLSPPSGRSVGAELPLPLARDLVTSAAFRKRAASKSSTDEAASVHLEAPGRQTAACDGFPPPPPPLPLPGNGANANGNNVYVQAQEDAPEREGSDAPLCPTDARGTPRSIRVCKHSRLKPPPPPRRDKAAAPPTPELCGRRVGQYTLVELASELQSNSSDMQEKRSEWV, encoded by the exons ATGGGGAGACAGAGCACCGCTGAGGTCCTCTTCCTCGCTCTGAACCACAACATCACCATTGTGG GGAAGATCTGGCTGGTGCTGATGGTCCTGCTGAGGGTCCTGGTGCTCCTGCTGGCGGGGTACCCCCTGTACCAGGACGAGCAGGAGCGCTTCGTCTGCAACACCATCCAGCCGGGCTGCGCCAACGTGTGCTACGACGTCTtctccccgctctccctctTCAGGTTCTGGCTGGTGCAGCTCACCACGCTCTGCCTGCCCTACCTGGTGTTCGTGGTCCACGTCGTCCACAAAGTGTCCCGGGGCCTCGCCGCGGAGGGCCGCGCCCCCGGCAGGGCCAAAGCCGCGCCCCCGTACAAGGCCCGGCAGGAGCCTGGCGGGAAGGCCGCCTCTCCGAGCGGGACGGAGAGGGACGGGGCCCGCAGCTTCACGGCCGCCTACGTGGTCCACCTGCTGCTGCGCATGGTGCTGGAGGCCGGCTTCGGCGTGGCGCACTACTACCTGTTCGGCTTCCACATCCCCAAGCAGTTCCTGTGCCAGCAGGCGCCCTGCACCACCACCGTGGACTGCTACATCTCCCGGCCCACGGAGAAGACGGTCATGCTCAACTTCATGCTGGCGGTGAGCGCCCTGTCCTTCCTGCTCAACTTCGCCGACCTCGTCTGCGCCATCGAGTGGTCGGTCCAGCAGAGGAGCGGGAGCAAGACGGTGGTGGAGAAGCCGTACGAGGAGGAGCAGTACTACCTCTCGCCCCCGAGCGGGAGGAgcgtgggggcggagctcccgctcccgctcgcCCGCGACCTCGTGACCTCCGCCGCCTTCCGCAAGAGGGCGGCCAGCAAGTCCAGCACCGACGAGGCGGCGTCCGTCCACCTGGAGGCGCCCGGCCGCCAGACCGCCGCCTGCGACGGTTTCCCGCCtccaccgccgccgctgccgctgccaGGCAACGGCGCCAACGCCAACGGCAACAACGTGTACGTGCAGGCCCAGGAGGATGCGCCCGAACGCGAGGGCAGCGACGCCCCGCTCTGCCCGACCGACGCCAGGGGGACGCCGCGGTCCATCCGCGTCTGCAAGCACAGCCGCCTGaagccgcccccgcccccccggcggGACAAGGccgcggccccgcccaccccggaGCTGTGCGGTCGGAGGGTGGGCCAGTACACTCTGGTGGAGCTGGCCTCAGAGCTGCAGTCCAACAGCAGCGACATGCAGGAGAAGAGGTCTGAGTGGGTGTGA
- the fzd8a gene encoding frizzled-8a: MECYLLGIYLLLALVVLQRSSCTTAKEITCQEISVPLCKGIGYNYTYMPNQFNHDTQDEAGLEVHQFWPLVEIQCSPDLKFFLCSMYTPICLEDYKKPLPPCRSVCERARAGCAPLMRQYGFPWPDRMKCDLLPVQGTPDTLCMDYNRTDSTTVSPVLSKPTNYPVKPFNPHRNKNEHGRPGVPGSKHRPAVSPCEPGCQCREPMVQVNSDRHPLYNRVKTGQIPNCAMPCHNPYFTQDERTFTVFWIGLWSVLCFVSTFATVATFLIDMERFKYPERPIIFLSACYMFVSVGYIVRLIAGHEKVACNREYDVEHIHYETTGPALCTVVFLLIYFFGMASSIWWVILSLTWFLAAGMKWGNEAIASYSQYFHLAAWLIPSMKSIAVLALSSVDGDPVAGICYVGNQNLDNLRGFVLAPLVIYLFIGTMFLLAGFVSLFRIRSVIKQGGTKTDKLEKLMIRIGIFTVLYTVPATIIVACYFYEQHNRQTWEITHNCHCLLEQGLNKPDYAVFMLKYFMCLLVGITSGVWIWSGKTLESWRTFCTRCCWGSKGTSGSMYSDVSTGLTWRSGTASSVSCPKQMPLSQV; the protein is encoded by the coding sequence ATGGAGTGCTACCTGTTGGGGATATACCTGCTTCTTGCACTCGTTGTGTTACAGAGATCGAGCTGCACCACAGCCAAGGAGATAACATGCCAGGAGATATCCGTACCTCTTTGCAAAGGAATCGGCTACAACTACACCTACATGCCGAACCAGTTCAATCACGACACGCAGGACGAAGCTGGCCTGGAGGTGCATCAGTTCTGGCCTCTGGTGGAAATCCAGTGTTCTCCGGACCTGAAGTTCTTTCTCTGTAGCATGTATACTCCTATTTGCTTGGAGGACTACAAGAAGCCGCTGCCGCCTTGCCGAAGTGTGTGCGAGAGAGCTCGAGCAGGCTGTGCGCCTCTAATGAGACAGTACGGCTTTCCCTGGCCCGACAGGATGAAATGCGACTTGCTGCCAGTGCAAGGCACCCCAGACACACTTTGTATGGACTACAACAGAACCGATTCAACGACAGTTTCTCCGGTCCTATCAAAGCCCACAAATTATCCGGTTAAGCCATTTAAtcctcacagaaacaaaaatgaacatggTAGACCTGGTGTACCTGGTAGTAAACACAGACCGGCGGTTTCTCCTTGTGAGCCGGGCTGCCAGTGCCGCGAGCCCATGGTACAGGTAAACAGTGACCGACACCCGCTTTACAACCGAGTGAAGACCGGACAGATTCCGAACTGCGCAATGCCGTGCCATAACCCATATTTTACCCAGGACGAAAGAACGTTCACTGTTTTCTGGATTGGactgtggtctgtgttgtgttttgtctcCACGTTCGCGACAGTGGCCACTTTTTTAATCGACATGGAGAGATTCAAGTACCCGGAGAGGCCCATCATTTTTCTCTCCGCTTGCTacatgtttgtttctgttggtTATATTGTGCGACTAATTGCCGGTCACGAAAAGGTGGCATGCAACCGAGAGTATGACGTGGAGCATATTCACTACGAGACCACTGGCCCCGCGCTTTGTACCGTTGTTTTTCTCCTGATATACTTTTTCGGCATGGCAAGTTCTATCTGGTGGGTGATTTTGTCACTGACTTGGTTCCTGGCCGCCGGTATGAAGTGGGGTAACGAGGCTATTGCAAGTTACTCTCAGTATTTTCACCTGGCTGCATGGCTTATCCCGAGCATGAAATCCATTGCGGTTTTGGCACTGAGCTCAGTGGATGGGGACCCTGTGGCTGGAATCTGCTATGTTGGCAATCAGAATTTGGACAATCTTAGAGGTTTCGTCTTGGCGCCATTGGTCATCTATTTGTTTATCGGCACAATGTTCCTTTTAGCGGGATTTGTTTCACTGTTTAGGATCCGGAGTGTCATCAAGCAAGGAGGGACGAAAACGGACAAGCTTGAAAAACTGATGATTAGGATAGGGATTTTTACAGTGCTTTACACTGTACCTGCAACAATCATAGTTGCGTGTTACTTTTATGAACAGCACAACAGGCAGACTTGGGAGATTACACACAACTGCCACTGCCTGTTGGAACAGGGGCTCAATAAACCGGACTACGCTGTCTTCATGTTGAAGTACTTTATGTGCCTTCTCGTGGGCATCACATCGGGGGTGTGGATTTGGTCTGGGAAAACGCTGGAGTCCTGGCGAACCTTTTGCACAAGGTGTTGCTGGGGCAGCAAAGGCACGAGCGGGTCCATGTACAGTGACGTTAGTACAGGACTGACTTGGAGATCGGGTACAGCGAGCTCAGTGTCTTGCCCCAAACAGATGCCATTGTCGCAGGTTTGA